From a region of the Zingiber officinale cultivar Zhangliang chromosome 4B, Zo_v1.1, whole genome shotgun sequence genome:
- the LOC121975472 gene encoding zinc finger protein-like 1 homolog isoform X2: protein MVVCKCRKATRLYCFVHKAPVCGECICFSEHQICVVKKYSDWVIDGEYDWPPTCSFCSATLEEGKDQTTRLGCLHLMHTSCLVSHIKSFPPQTAPAGYVCPTCSTPIWPPVSIKDTGSHLHSKLKEAIIQSDLEKNVFGNHVVSSTASEHRVPPAFTSDPLVRISVAEEKDKVTDDKYFDELYNTSVGAGSSKVTESEIIEVDGPNALENQLMKDQEPILIKTPGATTRKPTYNEKKYSETSYHADDEDGTNKKYTRRGPFRNKFLRMLLPFWSNALPTLPVTAPTSRSGVHDGKVRHQKSSRMDPRKILLIMAIMACMATMGILYYRLAQSSLDENTPEDELQ from the exons ATGGTTGTCTGCAAATGTCGCAAG GCAACTAGGCTTTATTGCTTTGTCCATAAAGCTCCAGTCTGTGGAGAATGCATATGTTTCTCAGAACATCAAATCTGTGTG GTGAAAAAGTACTCTGATTGGGTCATTGATGGGGAATATGATTGGCCACCGACATGCTCTTTCTGCAGTGCTACATTAGAAGAAGGAAAGGATCAAACTACAAGATTGGGTTGCTTGC atCTTATGCACACAAGTTGCTTGGTCTCACATATTAAGAGCTTCCCACCTCAAACTGCACCTGCAGGATATGTTTGTCCTACATGTTCTACCCCT ATATGGCCCCCTGTAAGTATCAAAGATACAGGATCTCACTTGCATTCAAAGCTTAAGGAAGCAATAATTCAG AGTGACCTGGAGAAAAATGTATTTGGAAATCATGTAGTTTCTTCTACTGCATCAGAGCACCGAGTTCCTCCTGCTTTTACTTCTGATCCATTGGTTCGCATATCTGTGGCTGAAGAGAAAGACAAAG TCACAGATGACAAGTACTTTGATGAATTATATAACACGAGTGTTGGAGCTGGTTCTTCCAAGGTTACAGAATCTGAGATTATTGAAGTTGATGGTCCTAATGCTTTAGAAAACCAATTGATGAAAGATCAGGAACCCATTCTTATAAAAACT CCAGGGGCCACTACAAGGAAGCCAACTTACAATGAGAAGAAGTATTCTGAAACATCATACCATgcagatgatgaagatggaacaaACAAAAAGTACACAAGACGAG GTCCCTTTCGCAACAAGTTTCTGAGGATGTTGCTGCCTTTCTGGTCAAATGCACTGCCTACTCTACCAGTAACTGCTCCAACATCACGCAGTGGTGTACATGACGGAAAAGTGCGCCATCAAAAATCTTCAAGGATGGACCCTAGGAAAATATTACTCATCATGGCAATCAT GGCATGCATGGCAACAATGGGAATATTGTACTACAGATTGGCGCAGAGCAGTCTAGACGAAAACACACCAGAAGATGAGCTCCAGTAG
- the LOC121975472 gene encoding zinc finger protein-like 1 isoform X1 gives MVVCKCRKATRLYCFVHKAPVCGECICFSEHQICVVKKYSDWVIDGEYDWPPTCSFCSATLEEGKDQTTRLGCLHLMHTSCLVSHIKSFPPQTAPAGYVCPTCSTPIWPPVSIKDTGSHLHSKLKEAIIQSDLEKNVFGNHVVSSTASEHRVPPAFTSDPLVRISVAEEKDKGRTASVNSDKDSRPTISLPVTDDKYFDELYNTSVGAGSSKVTESEIIEVDGPNALENQLMKDQEPILIKTPGATTRKPTYNEKKYSETSYHADDEDGTNKKYTRRGPFRNKFLRMLLPFWSNALPTLPVTAPTSRSGVHDGKVRHQKSSRMDPRKILLIMAIMACMATMGILYYRLAQSSLDENTPEDELQ, from the exons ATGGTTGTCTGCAAATGTCGCAAG GCAACTAGGCTTTATTGCTTTGTCCATAAAGCTCCAGTCTGTGGAGAATGCATATGTTTCTCAGAACATCAAATCTGTGTG GTGAAAAAGTACTCTGATTGGGTCATTGATGGGGAATATGATTGGCCACCGACATGCTCTTTCTGCAGTGCTACATTAGAAGAAGGAAAGGATCAAACTACAAGATTGGGTTGCTTGC atCTTATGCACACAAGTTGCTTGGTCTCACATATTAAGAGCTTCCCACCTCAAACTGCACCTGCAGGATATGTTTGTCCTACATGTTCTACCCCT ATATGGCCCCCTGTAAGTATCAAAGATACAGGATCTCACTTGCATTCAAAGCTTAAGGAAGCAATAATTCAG AGTGACCTGGAGAAAAATGTATTTGGAAATCATGTAGTTTCTTCTACTGCATCAGAGCACCGAGTTCCTCCTGCTTTTACTTCTGATCCATTGGTTCGCATATCTGTGGCTGAAGAGAAAGACAAAGGTAGAACAGCTTCAGTTAATTCTGATAAAGATTCAAGACCAACAATATCTTTACCAGTCACAGATGACAAGTACTTTGATGAATTATATAACACGAGTGTTGGAGCTGGTTCTTCCAAGGTTACAGAATCTGAGATTATTGAAGTTGATGGTCCTAATGCTTTAGAAAACCAATTGATGAAAGATCAGGAACCCATTCTTATAAAAACT CCAGGGGCCACTACAAGGAAGCCAACTTACAATGAGAAGAAGTATTCTGAAACATCATACCATgcagatgatgaagatggaacaaACAAAAAGTACACAAGACGAG GTCCCTTTCGCAACAAGTTTCTGAGGATGTTGCTGCCTTTCTGGTCAAATGCACTGCCTACTCTACCAGTAACTGCTCCAACATCACGCAGTGGTGTACATGACGGAAAAGTGCGCCATCAAAAATCTTCAAGGATGGACCCTAGGAAAATATTACTCATCATGGCAATCAT GGCATGCATGGCAACAATGGGAATATTGTACTACAGATTGGCGCAGAGCAGTCTAGACGAAAACACACCAGAAGATGAGCTCCAGTAG